One genomic region from Camelus dromedarius isolate mCamDro1 chromosome 17, mCamDro1.pat, whole genome shotgun sequence encodes:
- the RBSN gene encoding rabenosyn-5 isoform X2 yields MCKKCMELVSLPLAHKLTSASKDSLSAHTSPSQSPSSVHGSRRGSISSVSSVSSVLDEKDDERIRCCTHCKDTLLKREQQMDEKEHTPDIVKLYEKLRLCMEKVDQKAPEYIRMAASLNAGETTYSLEHASDLRMEVQRVYELIDALSKKILTLDLKQDPPPHPNTLRLQRMIRYSATLFVQEKLLGLMSLPTKEQFEELKKKRKQELERKRILEREAALESQRRLEERRSDLASRATNGEVASLRRGPAPLRKAEGWLPLSGGQRQSEDSDPLLQQIHNITSFIRQAKAASRTDEVRTLQENLRQLQDEYDQQQTEKAIELSRRQAEEEDLQREQLQMLREREREREQFQAASLHTRTRSLDFRDSRPFQLEPGREPRTHLAHALDLGSSPVPGSAAHKTPSPSSALEPSRVWSGPPVLGPGFLPQSITSQHSEVPSLNPFDEEDLCSPAAEGAASPPAAEPPCDSAVRAHKEYNPFEEEEEEAVVGNPFTDPDSSVPSPFDEEDECPHQRPSGPPVPGNPFEEAPGTNPFEVDGDSGLEGEEPIEEELLLQQIDNIKAYIFDAKQCGRLDEVEVLTENLRELKRTLARQKGGAH; encoded by the exons ACAAGCTCACCAGTGCCAGCAAGGATTCCCTGAGCGCGCACACCAGCCCCAGCCAGTCGCCCAGCAGCGTCCATGGCTCCCGCCGGGGCAGCATCAGCAGCGTGAGCAGCGTGAGCTCTGTCCTGGACGAGAAGGACGACGAGCGGATCCGCTGCTGCACGCACTGCAAGGACACGCTGCTCAAGAGGGAGCAGCAGATGGACGAGAAGGAGCACACCCCCGACATTGTGAAGCTCTACGAG AAATTACGACTTTGCATGGAGAAAGTTGACCAAAAAGCTCCTGAATACATCAGGATGGCAGCCTCACTAAA TGCCGGTGAGACGACCTACAGTCTGGAACATGCCAGTGACCTTCGCATGGAAGTTCAGAGAGTGTATGAGCTCATAGACGCTTTAAG TAAGAAGATCTTAACCTTAGACTTGAAGCAGGACCCTCCGCCACATCCAAACACTTTGCGGCTGCAGAGGATGATCAGATACTCAGCCACACTCTTCGTGCAG GAAAAATTGCTTGGTTTGATGTCGCTGCCAACCAAAGAGCAGTTTGAGGaactgaagaagaaaaggaagcaggaactggagaggaagaggatcctggagagggag GCTGCCCTGGAATCCCAGCGAAGGCTTGAGGAAAGGCGGAGTGACCTGGCGTCTCGTGCGACCAATGGGGAGGTGGCATCCCTTCGCAGGGGCCCTGCCCCTCTGAGAAAGGCTGAGGGCTGGCTCCCGCTGTCCGGAGGTCAGAGGCAGAGTGAGGACTCGGACCCCCTCCTCCAGCAGATCCACAACATCACATCATTTATCAGGCAGGCTAAGGCTGCCAGCCGGACAGATGAAGTGCGCACCCTGCAGGAGAACCTGCGCCAACTGCAGGACGAGTATGACCAACAGCAGACAGAGAAGGCCATTGAGCTGTCCCGGAGGCAGGCCGAGGAGGAGGACCTGCAGCGGGAACAGCTGCAGATGCTGCGGGAGCGGGAGCGAGAAAGGGAGCAGTTCCAGGCAGCATCCCTGCACACGCGGACTCGGTCCCTGGACTTCCGAGACAGCAGGCCCTTTCAGCTGGAGCCAGGCAGAGAGCCTCGCACCCACCTGGCTCATGCTTTGGATCTGGGCTCTTCCCCAGTTCCGGGCAGTGCAGCCCACAAGACCCCTTCACCCAGCTCAGCTCTGGAGCCCAGCAGAGTGTGGTCTGGGCCCCCGGTGCTCGGCCCAGGGTTCCTCCCCCAGAGCATCACATCACAGCACAGTGAGGTGCCCTCCCTGAATCCCTTTGACGAGGAAGACCTCTGCAGCCCCGCGGCAGAGGGCGCGGCCAGCCCTCCTGCGGCAGAGCCTCCCTGCGACTCTGCAGTCCGTGCCCACAAAGAATACAATCCttttgaggaagaggaagaagaggcagtgGTGGGGAATCCCTTCACTGACCCAGACAGCTCGGTCCCCAGTCCCTTCGACGAGGAAGATGAGTGTCCCCATCAGAGGCCCTCAGGTCCCCCTGTTCCTGGCAACCCCTTCGAGGAGGCCCCGGGTACCAACCCCTTCGAGGTGGACGGCGACAGTGGGCTGGAGGGCGAGGAGCCCATAGAGGAGGAGCTCCTCCTCCAGCAGATCGACAACATCAAGGCGTACATCTTTGACGCCAAGCAGTGCGGCCGCCTGGACGAGGTGGAGGTGCTGACGGAGAATCTGAGGGAGCTGAAGCGCACCCTGGCCAGACAGAAGGGGGGCGCCCACTGA